A window from Leptothermofonsia sichuanensis E412 encodes these proteins:
- a CDS encoding methionine gamma-lyase family protein: MDGSSLVKEVHYELFQIFSGIDTQVKENLQRVLAAFRNHRVGSHHFAGVTGYGHDDLGRQVLDRVFAEVMGAEAAAVRVQFVSGTHAIACALYGVLRPGDELLAVAGAPYDTLEEVIGIRGNNQGSLTEFGISYRQLSLTELGTIDWDTLKQAIRPETRMVLIQRSCGYSWRPSLAIAEIEKIVRLVKQQNPDTVCFVDNCYGEFTDSCEPSAVGADLIAGSLIKNPGGTIVTAGGYVAGRADLVEAATCRLTAPGIGSSGGATFDQNRLLFQGLFLAPQMVGEAMKGNHLTAGVFDRLGYPVNPLPFAPRRDVIQAIQLGSPEKLIAFCRAIQTHSPIGSYLDPIPAGMPGYESALVMAGGTFIDGSTSEFSADGPLREPYVVFCQGGTHWTHVAIALEAAIEAVGSRGAAT; this comes from the coding sequence TTGACACCCAGGTCAAGGAAAATTTGCAGCGGGTATTAGCTGCCTTTCGCAACCACCGGGTCGGATCCCACCATTTTGCTGGAGTCACGGGCTATGGCCATGATGACCTGGGGAGGCAGGTTTTAGACCGGGTGTTTGCGGAAGTGATGGGAGCAGAAGCCGCTGCGGTTCGAGTTCAGTTCGTTTCGGGGACTCACGCGATCGCCTGCGCCCTGTACGGGGTTCTGCGCCCTGGCGACGAACTACTGGCAGTGGCCGGTGCTCCCTATGACACATTAGAAGAAGTAATTGGTATCAGGGGCAACAATCAGGGATCGTTAACAGAGTTTGGAATTTCCTATCGGCAACTCTCCCTGACTGAACTGGGTACGATTGACTGGGACACCTTGAAGCAAGCAATCAGGCCAGAAACCCGAATGGTTCTAATTCAGCGCTCCTGTGGATACTCCTGGCGACCCAGTCTTGCGATCGCAGAGATTGAAAAAATAGTTCGCCTGGTAAAGCAGCAAAACCCGGATACAGTCTGTTTTGTGGATAACTGTTATGGGGAATTTACTGATAGTTGTGAACCTTCTGCGGTGGGTGCGGATCTGATTGCCGGTTCCCTGATCAAAAATCCGGGTGGCACCATTGTCACCGCAGGGGGATATGTTGCTGGACGGGCAGATCTGGTAGAAGCCGCCACTTGCCGCTTGACGGCTCCAGGCATTGGCAGTTCTGGCGGAGCTACCTTTGACCAGAATCGCCTCCTGTTCCAAGGGTTATTTCTAGCGCCTCAGATGGTTGGGGAAGCCATGAAAGGGAATCACCTGACTGCTGGCGTATTTGATCGACTGGGATACCCGGTTAATCCACTACCGTTTGCTCCCAGAAGGGATGTGATTCAGGCAATTCAGCTAGGTTCACCAGAGAAACTGATTGCTTTTTGTCGCGCCATTCAAACCCACTCTCCGATTGGTTCTTACCTGGACCCGATTCCAGCCGGGATGCCTGGTTATGAGAGCGCGCTGGTGATGGCAGGCGGGACTTTTATTGATGGCAGTACATCTGAATTTTCTGCCGATGGACCCTTGCGGGAACCCTATGTGGTTTTCTGCCAGGGAGGCACGCACTGGACCCATGTTGCGATCGCCCTGGAAGCTGCCATTGAGGCGGTTGGGAGTCGAGGAGCGGCCACATAA
- the pgm gene encoding phosphoglucomutase (alpha-D-glucose-1,6-bisphosphate-dependent) has protein sequence MQTTAEEKVNPLAGKPAPDNILIDVEKLLEAYYTIHPDPENPLQQVSFGTSGHRGSSANGTFNEDHILAVSQAVADYRKSKGIDGPLYMGIDTHALSVPAQTSALEVLAANGIEVYIAAGEGNARFTPTPTVSHAILAHNRGKTTGLADGIIITPSHNPPADGGFKYNPPSGGPAEPEITKWVQARANQLMANQNRDVRRIPYEQALKASTTHRFDFITPYVNDLETVVDMEAIRTGGIRIGVDPLGGSNIAYWEPIAERYGLNLTVVNQSVDPTFRFMSVDWDGKIRMDCSSPYAMASLVRIKDEYDIAFGNDTDSDRHGIVTPSRGLMNPNHFLSVAIWYLFTNRSGWPSTSAIGKTLVSSSMIDRVAKEIGRPVCEVPVGFKWFVEGLLDGSFGFGGEESAGASFLRKDGTVWTTDKDGLIMDLLAAEITARTGKDPGLHYQDLTAKLGKPYYKRIDSPATPEQKARLGKLSPEDVKAMTLAGDLITARLTNAPGNNAAIGGLKVTTENGWFAARPSGTENVCKVYAESFKSEEHLEQILREAQEMVANVV, from the coding sequence ATGCAGACAACGGCAGAAGAGAAAGTAAATCCTCTTGCTGGTAAACCTGCTCCTGACAATATCCTGATTGATGTTGAGAAGCTTTTAGAGGCGTATTACACGATCCATCCTGATCCTGAAAATCCTCTCCAGCAAGTTAGCTTTGGTACCTCTGGACATCGCGGTTCGTCTGCCAATGGCACATTTAATGAAGATCATATTCTGGCGGTTTCTCAGGCGGTAGCAGACTATCGCAAAAGTAAGGGGATTGATGGTCCGCTCTATATGGGAATCGATACCCATGCCCTCTCCGTCCCTGCCCAAACGTCGGCTTTAGAGGTTCTGGCAGCCAATGGCATAGAGGTTTACATCGCGGCGGGTGAGGGGAATGCCCGGTTTACCCCCACGCCGACCGTATCCCATGCCATCCTGGCTCACAACCGGGGCAAAACCACTGGTCTGGCAGATGGGATTATCATCACCCCTTCCCACAATCCCCCAGCAGATGGGGGGTTTAAGTACAACCCCCCATCTGGGGGACCGGCGGAACCGGAGATTACAAAATGGGTGCAGGCGCGTGCCAACCAGTTGATGGCGAACCAAAACCGCGATGTCAGGCGGATTCCCTATGAGCAGGCGTTAAAGGCTTCTACCACCCATCGGTTTGATTTTATTACACCCTATGTTAACGACCTGGAAACCGTTGTGGACATGGAGGCAATTCGTACCGGGGGGATTCGGATTGGAGTTGACCCCCTGGGTGGCTCCAATATCGCTTACTGGGAACCAATCGCTGAGCGTTACGGCTTAAATCTTACAGTGGTCAACCAGTCAGTCGATCCTACCTTCCGCTTTATGAGTGTTGATTGGGACGGCAAAATTCGGATGGACTGCTCTTCCCCCTACGCCATGGCAAGCCTGGTCAGGATTAAAGATGAGTATGACATTGCCTTTGGTAACGATACGGATTCCGATCGCCACGGCATTGTCACCCCCAGCAGAGGTTTGATGAATCCCAATCACTTTCTCTCCGTTGCCATCTGGTATCTATTTACCAACCGCAGCGGCTGGCCATCCACCAGTGCGATTGGTAAAACCCTGGTCAGCAGCAGCATGATTGACCGGGTGGCGAAGGAAATTGGGCGACCAGTTTGTGAAGTGCCGGTTGGCTTTAAGTGGTTTGTGGAGGGGCTGCTGGATGGCTCCTTTGGCTTTGGGGGTGAAGAAAGTGCTGGAGCGTCTTTTCTGCGTAAGGATGGTACCGTCTGGACCACAGATAAAGACGGTCTAATTATGGATCTGCTGGCCGCCGAGATTACTGCCCGCACAGGTAAGGATCCTGGTTTGCATTACCAGGACCTGACGGCAAAGCTGGGCAAACCGTACTATAAACGGATTGACTCTCCTGCCACGCCTGAGCAAAAAGCTCGTCTGGGCAAACTTTCTCCAGAAGATGTCAAAGCAATGACCCTTGCTGGAGATCTGATTACTGCTCGACTCACCAATGCACCTGGCAACAACGCGGCGATTGGGGGGTTGAAAGTAACGACAGAGAATGGCTGGTTTGCTGCTCGCCCATCCGGCACAGAAAATGTCTGCAAAGTTTATGCCGAAAGCTTCAAGAGTGAAGAACACCTGGAGCAGATCTTGCGGGAGGCCCAGGAGATGGTTGCCAATGTGGTTTAG